Genomic DNA from Lactuca sativa cultivar Salinas chromosome 8, Lsat_Salinas_v11, whole genome shotgun sequence:
CTTTTAAAAACCTTTAGGGTGTTGTAGGGCGAACGGGTTCATTGGGGTCCACTCAGGAGAGAGTGTATGGGATACCCTTTTCCTTTAGGTAATATTTTAACATTCGGTGTCTAGATTTATTAAGTTTTGTttccattaagtcaaaaagaaacagcacctcaaacttttatgttttcatTAGGGCTACATCTCAACCTCCGATACAAAACCTATCACGCAACACCACCAATCAAAGAAACGGATACCCGAGGCAAACATCGACCACCCAATCTCCAATTTTAACCGAGCAAAATAAAGGGCTTGAGAAGCTTAAGAAAGAAATTTACAACCCGGGGTTGCAAAGGGTAAGTTTATATTATAGGGATCCTGATTTTAGAGCCAAATCACGTGAGAAAAATAACAAAGAAGATGGCAAAAGATGTGCGGTTTGTTTAGACGATTTTGAAGCGGGAGAAATGGTGACATTGACACCGTGTAATCATATGTTTCATGGAGATTGTATTGTGCCATGGGTGAAGAGCAATGGCCAATGTCCGGTTTGTCGGTTTGTTATTAGTGATAGGAGTAAAGAGCGTGAAGGAATGGGAACGAGTGATAATCATGGGGTTGTGGTGGGGGGTGATATGATTCCAAGAGATATGATTGATTTTATTAGACATATGGAAGGTAGAGGTTGATCTTGAAAGGAATAGTGTGTTATGTTTGGCATTTTTCTTATTTTGTATCTAATCCAAGAAAGAAATGATGCCACTATGTGTCTTCATTTTGTAGATGTATATATGTCAAATGCAAGAAATATTAATGTATGTCTAGTCATTTGTTTTTATAGTGTTTTACTTTTTATTTCTTCATGTTATAATTGTTACGCCTCAAATATTTAGGCAATTTAGGTTTTATTTATGTTCGAGCAGATAGAACAAAAAAAGTTATCACAAAGGAGTTGAGTGGTTAATCTCTTCAAAAATAACTAGTAGTTTGTTCCATTCTGGATGATTATTTTTCTTGATGTGGCATGGATATGAATAAATGACGTGACAGGTATTTAAACAATCACATGAATAGTAATCAAGTTCCAAATTTCAACATCTTCACATGTTTTGATAAACACACCAATCACATGAATAGTAATCAAGTTCCAAAACGTATAACTAACATCTCTAATGTTTCAACATCTTCACATGTTTTTGATAAACAAGCCATGTCATATGTCAAGATCA
This window encodes:
- the LOC122194397 gene encoding RING-H2 finger protein ATL1; this translates as MNSRNNNLMHTVYWQHADAPYEVSSISLVPSSMPGVVGRTGSLGSTQERVYGIPFSFRATSQPPIQNLSRNTTNQRNGYPRQTSTTQSPILTEQNKGLEKLKKEIYNPGLQRVSLYYRDPDFRAKSREKNNKEDGKRCAVCLDDFEAGEMVTLTPCNHMFHGDCIVPWVKSNGQCPVCRFVISDRSKEREGMGTSDNHGVVVGGDMIPRDMIDFIRHMEGRG